The Vicinamibacteria bacterium genomic interval CTCGATCTAGCCGCACCCGACTCTCCCGAGCGGCTGCACCAGGAGGTCGTCAAACGGCGCCTCGACGTCGACGCTTTGATCAATAACGCGGGCTTCGGAAACCTGGGCGCGTTCCATGAAACGCCCCTGCCGACGCTGCTCGACATGGTCCAGCTCAACGTCACCGCCCTCACTCACCTGACCCATCTCTTTCTTCCGGGAATGTTGGCGCGAAAGCGGGGCGCCATCCTGAACGTCGCCTCGACCGCCGCGCTGCAGCCCGGTCCGTTGATGGCTGTCTACTACGCGACCAAGGCCTATGTGCTCTCGTTCTCGGAAGCGATCACCGAGGAGCTCAAAGATACCGGCGTCACCGTGACCGCCCTTTGCCCCGGTCCGGTGCGCACCGAGTTCCAGGCTCGAGCGGGCACCGAAGGCTCGAACCTCGTGCGACTCGGCATCATGGACGCGCGGACCGCCGCGGC includes:
- a CDS encoding SDR family oxidoreductase; protein product: MKNSGLTLVTGASSGIGRELAILAGEKGRGVILVARRAERLETLAGRLRDSYGVRAETIVLDLAAPDSPERLHQEVVKRRLDVDALINNAGFGNLGAFHETPLPTLLDMVQLNVTALTHLTHLFLPGMLARKRGAILNVASTAALQPGPLMAVYYATKAYVLSFSEAITEELKDTGVTVTALCPGPVRTEFQARAGTEGSNLVRLGIMDARTAAAAGYRAMEKGRPVVIPGTLNRIGALAVRLSPRAVVRPLVKRLNESTGRSPAP